A genomic window from Glycine soja cultivar W05 chromosome 10, ASM419377v2, whole genome shotgun sequence includes:
- the LOC114370145 gene encoding S-type anion channel SLAH2-like, whose protein sequence is MENNLNRETEGHGLPKIPSLVQHISSNDEGNFDNGDLKNLSSSFKENETILAGSQGDEHAAINHRNKHSVSINIPFSCEEVQLHNTVRVLYSGENDFSSQSTTTDSKPPLPSQSMPNGSLHSEPASGVNFNNQESVISLNNKRIDFFKTWSSKLGGHISVMSGKVHTESAEDDNSLCNTNKPLPVDLFFKTLEGPQLQTPKKSSEEMVLPQDKQWPFLLRFPVSSFGICLGVSSQAILWKALATSPSTAFLHITPKINFILWFISIAIVATIFTTYLFKIILHFEAVRREYQHPVRVNFFFAPWIALLFLALGVPPSVTKDLHQAVWYILMIPLFCLKLKIYGQWMFGGKRLLSKVANPTNLLAIVGNFVGALLGASMGLKEGPLFFFALGLAHYMVLFVTLSQMLPTNKTIPKDLHPVFFLFVAPPSVAAMAWAKIQGSFHYESRIFYFTAMFLYISLAVRVNLFRGFKFSLSWWAYTFPMTAAAIATITYTNQVTNVLTQALSVILSLIATFTVTAVLVSTIVHAFVLRDLFPNDLAIATSERKQKPRRKWLPFKTWEP, encoded by the exons ATGGAAAACAACCTTAACCGTGAAACAGAAGGGCATGGCTTGCCTAAAATTCCATCACTAGTTCAACATATATCATCAAATGATGAAGGAAACTTTGACAATGGTGACTTGAAAAATCTAAGCTCATCTTTCAAA GAGAATGAAACAATCTTAGCAGGAAGCCAAGGTGATGAACATGCAGCCATTAATCATCGGAATAAGCATTCGGTATCTATCAACATACCATTCTCTTGTGAAGAGGTTCAGCTGCATAACACCGTAAGAGTTCTCTATAGTGGCGAAAATGATTTCTCTTCTCAATCAACTACTACAGACTCCAAGCCACCATTACCATCACAATCAATGCCAAATGGCAGTCTGCACTCAGAGCCAGCAAGCGGTGTCAATTTTAACAATCAAGAAAGCGTCATAAGCTTGAATAATAAGAGGAttgattttttcaaaacatgGTCCAGTAAACTAGGGGGACACATATCAGTTATGAGTGGAAAGGTACATACAGAAAGTGCAGAAGATGATAACAGCTTATGCAACACTAATAAGCCTTTACCTGTTGATTTGTTCTTCAAAACATTGGAGGGTCCACAGTTACAAACTCCTAAG AAGTCTTCAGAAGAGATGGTGCTTCCTCAGGACAAGCAGTGGCCATTTCTTCTTCGGTTTCCGGTTTCATCTTTTGGTATTTGTCTTGGAGTTAGCAGTCAAGCAATTCTTTGGAAAGCATTGGCCACGTCTCCTTCCACTGCATTTCTTCAcataacccctaaaataaatttcatcctATGGTTCATCTCCATTGCTATTGTTGCTACTATTTTCACCACCTATCTCTTCAAAATAATTCTCCATTTTGAAGCAGTTCGTCGTGAGTACCAACATCCGGTTCGTGTTAACTTCTTCTTTGCACCATGGATAGCCCTTTTGTTCCTAGCTCTTGGAGTTCCCCCATCAGTTACCAAGGACTTGCATCAAGCAGTTTGGTACATTCTAATGATTCCATTGTTCTGCCTTAAGCTAAAGATATATGGACAGTGGATGTTTGGGGGCAAAAGACTGCTGTCAAAGGTGGCCAATCCAACAAATCTCTTAGCAATTGTTGGAAATTTTGTAGGAGCCTTATTGGGTGCATCaatgggcctaaaagaaggGCCTCTTTTCTTCTTTGCTCTTGGGCTTGCTCACTACATGGTGTTGTTTGTAACTCTCTCCCAGATGCTTCCAACAAATAAGACCATCCCAAAAGACCTCCATCCagtgttctttctttttgtggCACCGCCTAGTGTTGCTGCTATGGCATGGGCTAAGATTCAGGGTTCATTTCATTATGAATCAAGGATTTTCTATTTCACTGCCATGTTCCTATATATTTCACTG GCTGTCCGGGTCAATCTTTTCAGAGGATTCAA ATTCTCACTTTCATGGTGGGCCTACACTTTTCCAATGACTGCTGCAGCAATTGCTACCATAACCTATACAAATCAAGTCACAAATGTACTAACTCAAGCTTTGAGTGTAATATTGAGTCTCATTGCTACATTCACAGTAACAGCAGTGCTTGTCTCGACTATAGTGCATGCCTTTGTCCTACGAGACCTCTTTCCCAATGACCTTGCCATTGCCACAagtgagagaaagcaaaaaccacgcaggaaatggctcccaTTTAAGACTTGGGAGCCATGA